One window from the genome of Oscillatoria sp. FACHB-1406 encodes:
- a CDS encoding LmeA family phospholipid-binding protein, whose protein sequence is MEILTLLLSGLLAGLTPPGFIVDTVAENQIRANLEGVEVVDVRVDNTPSYQVIAGKIDRVRVATRGVQLTPQIRVAALELETDPLNVDLAQLRGGGSNPLKALRQPLQAGVRLVLTEDDLNTALQSPMVQARIQKALVGVAGNFSKGGGNYRLASTRIDLLGKNRLRFEANLRLTGLTAEDLDRVLAAKPQDEVSKLQQGLRRVAMQLQGTEALDAAQLQSRLSALDIPQLQARVDRVQQLNLEDVQAFASEVEKLDLPSESQIFPRPLPAVDVAGLRSQLTALQGALATPRRGDNLAQRLQTINKLTNELQQPLEDLRSFFIAFQRINVANARPFTLEAKPLKISLESGIAIDSATKLRLVEPTAAIDDNPLPAFILQAFIGSINSGLDLRRWETSGYTIRLLQLEVNEDEIKTAAFVRLEPNGF, encoded by the coding sequence GTGGAAATTTTAACCTTACTTCTGTCCGGGCTTCTTGCCGGTTTAACCCCTCCCGGTTTCATCGTCGATACGGTAGCCGAAAATCAAATTCGTGCCAACCTGGAGGGGGTGGAGGTTGTCGATGTGCGCGTCGATAATACACCGAGCTATCAAGTCATTGCAGGAAAAATCGATCGCGTCCGCGTTGCCACCCGAGGCGTACAATTAACCCCCCAAATTCGCGTTGCTGCCCTCGAACTCGAAACCGATCCCCTCAATGTCGATTTAGCGCAATTGCGCGGCGGTGGAAGTAATCCCCTCAAAGCTTTGCGCCAGCCCTTACAAGCGGGCGTGCGTTTGGTGTTAACAGAAGACGATTTAAACACTGCATTGCAATCGCCGATGGTGCAAGCGCGCATCCAAAAAGCGCTTGTCGGAGTTGCGGGCAATTTCTCTAAGGGTGGCGGTAACTATCGTTTAGCTAGCACTCGCATCGATCTGTTAGGCAAAAATCGACTGCGGTTTGAAGCCAATTTACGCTTGACGGGTTTGACAGCAGAAGATTTAGATCGAGTCTTAGCCGCAAAACCGCAAGATGAAGTCAGCAAGCTTCAGCAAGGCTTGCGACGAGTTGCAATGCAATTGCAAGGAACCGAAGCGTTAGACGCAGCCCAGTTGCAATCCCGCCTTTCTGCCCTCGATATTCCGCAATTGCAAGCCCGAGTCGATCGCGTCCAACAACTCAATCTCGAAGACGTGCAAGCCTTTGCTAGCGAAGTCGAAAAACTCGATTTGCCTAGTGAGTCGCAAATCTTTCCGCGCCCTCTGCCTGCGGTAGATGTAGCCGGATTGCGATCGCAGCTTACTGCCTTGCAGGGAGCGCTTGCGACTCCCCGACGCGGTGATAATCTCGCGCAACGCTTGCAAACGATTAATAAATTAACCAACGAACTGCAACAACCGCTCGAAGATCTGCGATCGTTCTTTATTGCTTTCCAAAGGATTAACGTTGCTAATGCGCGCCCCTTTACTTTAGAAGCCAAACCGCTAAAAATTAGTCTCGAATCTGGAATCGCGATCGACAGCGCCACAAAACTTCGCCTTGTCGAGCCAACCGCAGCCATCGACGACAACCCCCTACCCGCTTTTATCCTACAAGCTTTCATTGGTAGTATTAATTCTGGATTAGATTTGCGCCGCTGGGAAACCTCTGGTTACACAATACGACTTTTACAATTAGAGGTAAACGAGGATGAAATTA